One genomic segment of Fusobacterium nucleatum includes these proteins:
- the rpsO gene encoding 30S ribosomal protein S15 — translation MKTKAEIIKEFGKSEADTGSTEVQIALLTEKINHLTEHLRVHKKDFHSRLGLLKMVGQRKRLLAYLTKKDLEGYRALIAKLGIRK, via the coding sequence ATGAAAACAAAGGCAGAAATCATTAAAGAATTTGGAAAATCAGAAGCAGATACTGGATCAACTGAGGTTCAAATAGCTCTACTTACTGAAAAAATTAATCATTTAACTGAACACCTAAGAGTGCATAAGAAAGACTTTCACTCAAGATTAGGATTACTTAAAATGGTTGGACAAAGAAAAAGATTACTTGCTTATCTAACTAAGAAAGATCTTGAAGGATACAGAGCTTTAATTGCTAAATTAGGAATAAGAAAGTAA
- the tilS gene encoding tRNA lysidine(34) synthetase TilS: MELFREILNINKKYNLIENNDTIVVGFSGGPDSVFLVEMLKKLQYFFNFKIYLVHINHLLRGEDADSDENFSFEYAKKNNLEIFIKRIPVKEIAKEVGKTLEEVGREERYKFFSEIYEKVGATKIATAHNKDDQIETFLFRLIRGTSLQGLEGIKIKNNNIIRPISEIYKKDILKYLNKNEIQYKIDKTNFENEFTRNSIRLDLIPFIEERYNIKFKDKIFSLIEEIRENNQNNSLSLSNYTDSENRIILEKIKFLSDFDKKNLFSLFLNQKNIEFNRNKIDEINSLIKSNGTKKIDLDKTYRIVKDYTHLYIEDKKEDCVINNNVIQLKIPSEQIFDNFKIRINIVENLDIPKKKNQYLLDALYNDIIEVRYRKEGDRIFLDENHSKKVKEVFIDQKIPKDIRDRLPIFLYNNKIFWIYNVKKAYIPKINKNESKLIKVLITVEEVK, translated from the coding sequence ATGGAATTATTTAGAGAAATATTAAATATTAATAAAAAATATAATCTAATAGAAAATAACGATACTATTGTGGTTGGGTTCTCTGGTGGACCCGACTCAGTTTTTTTAGTGGAAATGTTAAAAAAGTTACAATATTTCTTTAATTTCAAAATCTATTTAGTTCATATAAATCATCTTTTAAGAGGTGAAGATGCTGATTCTGATGAAAATTTTTCTTTTGAATATGCTAAGAAAAATAATTTAGAAATTTTTATTAAAAGAATTCCTGTTAAAGAAATAGCTAAAGAAGTAGGAAAAACTCTTGAAGAAGTTGGTAGAGAAGAAAGATATAAGTTTTTCTCTGAAATATATGAAAAAGTTGGGGCAACTAAAATTGCAACCGCACATAACAAGGATGACCAGATAGAAACCTTTTTATTTAGGCTTATAAGAGGTACTTCTCTACAAGGTTTAGAGGGAATAAAAATAAAAAACAACAATATTATAAGACCTATCTCTGAAATATATAAAAAAGATATTCTTAAATACTTGAATAAAAATGAAATTCAATATAAAATAGACAAGACAAACTTTGAAAATGAGTTTACTAGAAATAGTATAAGATTAGATTTAATTCCTTTTATTGAAGAAAGATATAATATTAAATTTAAAGATAAAATTTTCTCTTTGATTGAAGAAATTAGAGAAAACAATCAGAATAATTCCTTGAGTTTAAGTAATTACACTGACTCAGAAAATAGGATAATTTTAGAAAAAATAAAATTTTTATCTGACTTTGATAAAAAAAATTTATTTAGTTTATTTTTAAATCAAAAAAATATAGAGTTTAATAGAAACAAAATTGATGAGATTAACAGTCTAATTAAAAGTAATGGAACTAAGAAAATTGATTTAGACAAAACTTATAGAATAGTTAAAGATTATACACATCTGTATATTGAAGATAAAAAAGAGGATTGTGTTATCAATAACAATGTAATTCAATTAAAAATTCCAAGTGAACAAATCTTTGATAACTTTAAAATCCGTATTAATATAGTAGAAAACTTAGATATTCCAAAGAAAAAAAATCAATATTTACTAGATGCCCTATATAATGATATAATAGAAGTCAGATATAGAAAAGAGGGAGATAGAATTTTTTTAGATGAAAATCATTCTAAAAAAGTAAAAGAAGTTTTTATAGACCAAAAAATTCCTAAGGATATAAGAGATAGATTACCAATTTTTCTATATAATAACAAGATATTTTGGATTTATAATGTTAAAAAAGCTTATATTCCTAAAATAAATAAAAACGAGAGTAAACTTATAAAAGTTTTAATCACAGTGGAGGAGGTAAAATGA
- the mltG gene encoding endolytic transglycosylase MltG, giving the protein MKKLFAIISIIIIILVGTTVYQLVKKDKYNLVLEIDQDKPLKESLSALPVSNNPFFKLYLKFKNNGRDIKAGIYELRGKFNMIELISMLESGKSKVFKFTIIEGNTVKNVIDKLVANEKGSRENFEKAFKEIDFPYPTPNGNFEGYLYPETYFIPDSYDEKAILNVFLKEFLKKFPVENYPDKDEFYQKLIMASILEREAAVESEKPLMASVFYNRIAKNMTLSADSTVNFVFNYEKKRIYYKDLEVDSPYNTYKNKGLPPGPICNPTVSSVNAAYNPADTEYLFFVTKGGGEHFFSKTYKEHLDFQKNK; this is encoded by the coding sequence GTGAAAAAATTATTTGCTATTATTTCAATAATAATTATAATTTTAGTAGGAACAACTGTTTATCAGCTTGTAAAAAAAGATAAATATAATTTAGTTTTAGAAATAGATCAAGACAAACCTTTAAAGGAATCTTTATCAGCTCTACCTGTATCAAATAATCCTTTCTTTAAATTATATTTAAAATTTAAAAACAATGGAAGGGATATAAAAGCAGGTATTTATGAATTAAGAGGAAAATTTAATATGATAGAACTTATTTCTATGCTTGAAAGTGGTAAATCTAAGGTATTTAAGTTTACAATAATAGAGGGAAATACTGTAAAAAATGTTATAGATAAATTAGTTGCCAATGAAAAAGGAAGTAGAGAAAATTTTGAAAAAGCATTTAAAGAAATAGATTTTCCTTATCCAACCCCTAATGGTAATTTTGAAGGTTATCTATACCCTGAAACTTATTTCATACCTGATTCTTATGATGAAAAAGCTATACTTAATGTATTTTTAAAAGAATTCTTAAAGAAATTCCCAGTGGAAAATTATCCTGATAAAGATGAATTTTATCAAAAACTCATAATGGCTTCTATACTTGAAAGAGAAGCAGCTGTTGAAAGTGAAAAACCTCTTATGGCATCTGTTTTCTATAACAGAATTGCCAAAAATATGACTTTATCTGCAGATTCAACAGTTAATTTTGTTTTTAACTATGAAAAGAAAAGAATATACTATAAGGATTTAGAGGTTGATTCTCCTTATAATACATATAAAAATAAAGGACTTCCTCCTGGACCTATTTGTAATCCAACTGTTAGTTCTGTTAATGCTGCATATAACCCAGCAGATACTGAATATTTATTCTTTGTTACAAAAGGTGGAGGAGAACATTTTTTCAGTAAAACATATAAGGAACATTTAGATTTTCAAAAAAATAAATAA
- the fic gene encoding protein adenylyltransferase Fic, translating to MDKYSFKEMNDTILKRLVDEKEEEYLSKKRAKELFDKNIFSKFEIGTFKGLQAIHQYLFQDCFKTAGLIRNHDIKKGDTFFCKAMYLKDNLKTVSNMKEDTFEDIVDKYVEMNVMHPFYEGNGRATRIWLDLLLIKKLGKCVDWQKINKEDYLSAMKRSIINSLEIKTLLKENLTSNISNRDVFMSNINQSYRYENMSNYDIHNLDNKIEVKEKKSKK from the coding sequence ATGGATAAATACAGTTTTAAAGAAATGAATGACACAATTTTAAAAAGATTAGTTGATGAAAAAGAAGAAGAATATTTAAGTAAGAAAAGAGCTAAAGAACTATTTGATAAAAATATATTTTCAAAATTTGAAATAGGAACTTTTAAAGGTTTACAAGCTATACATCAATATCTTTTTCAAGATTGTTTTAAAACAGCTGGATTAATAAGAAACCATGATATAAAAAAAGGGGATACATTTTTTTGTAAAGCAATGTATTTAAAGGATAATTTAAAAACAGTTTCTAATATGAAAGAAGACACATTTGAAGATATAGTTGATAAATATGTTGAAATGAATGTAATGCATCCTTTTTATGAAGGAAATGGGAGAGCAACTAGAATATGGTTGGATTTATTGCTAATTAAAAAACTTGGAAAATGTGTAGATTGGCAAAAAATAAACAAGGAAGATTACCTATCTGCAATGAAAAGAAGTATCATAAATTCTTTGGAGATAAAAACTTTACTTAAAGAAAATTTAACATCTAATATTTCCAATAGAGATGTGTTTATGTCAAATATTAATCAATCTTATAGATATGAAAATATGTCTAATTATGATATTCATAATTTAGATAATAAAATTGAAGTGAAAGAAAAGAAGTCTAAAAAATAG
- the ftsH gene encoding ATP-dependent zinc metalloprotease FtsH, with product MNDNQFENEDLKNKDDSDVHEEQENKENEEAKDENSQEQNDHDENKNDSEDKKSSDKDKKDENKKQDDKYNPFNNKRDDERRRVVGKAVKINFNFKGLLMLVFIITLAVVVPSIMDENKNQQIVDISYSDFIKNIENKKIGVVEEKDGYVYGYKASEVKYLETKSNSIKSKLGFDGKNEVQGLKARLITNRLGEDSNLMTIINNNNAIIQSAEPPQPSLLLSIVLSLLPYIIMIGLLVFMMNRMGRGGSGGGPQIFNMGKSRAKENGENISNVTFTDVAGIDEAKQELKEVVDFLKEPEKFRKIGAKIPKGVLLLGEPGTGKTLLAKAVAGEAKVPFFSMSGSEFVEMFVGVGASRVRDLFSKARKNSPCIVFIDEIDAVGRKRGTGQGGGNDEREQTLNQLLVEMDGFGTDETIIVLAATNRADVLDRALTRPGRFDRQVYVDMPDIKGREEILRVHAKGKKFAPDVDFKIIAKKTAGMAGADLANILNEGAILAARAGRTEITMADLEEASEKVQMGPEKKSKIVPEDEKRIVAYHEVGHAIVGYEIGSEDRVHKITMIPRGKAGGYTLLLPEEEKSFHSKKHMLDKIATYFGGRAAEEIIFGKENITSGAGSDIYHATAIAKEIVTRFGMTDQFGPIFLDATQEDYMFQRKYYSEQTGKEVDDEIRKIITEQYSRTKSILLDNRDKLEEVTKILLEKETIMGDEFEAIMRDENI from the coding sequence ATGAACGATAATCAGTTTGAAAATGAAGATTTAAAAAACAAAGATGACTCTGATGTTCACGAGGAACAAGAAAATAAAGAAAATGAAGAAGCAAAAGATGAAAATTCTCAGGAACAAAATGATCATGATGAAAATAAAAATGATTCTGAAGATAAAAAATCATCTGATAAAGATAAAAAAGATGAAAATAAAAAACAAGATGATAAATATAATCCTTTTAATAATAAAAGAGATGATGAAAGAAGAAGAGTTGTTGGAAAGGCTGTTAAAATAAATTTTAATTTTAAAGGTTTGCTTATGCTAGTCTTTATAATAACTTTGGCAGTGGTTGTTCCTAGCATAATGGATGAAAATAAAAATCAACAAATAGTTGATATAAGTTATTCAGATTTTATAAAAAATATTGAAAATAAAAAAATTGGTGTAGTTGAAGAAAAAGATGGCTATGTTTATGGTTATAAAGCAAGTGAAGTAAAATACCTTGAAACAAAATCAAATAGTATAAAATCTAAATTAGGTTTTGATGGTAAAAATGAAGTACAAGGACTTAAAGCTAGACTTATAACAAATAGATTAGGTGAAGATAGTAACTTAATGACTATTATTAACAATAATAATGCTATAATTCAATCTGCTGAACCCCCTCAACCATCATTATTACTTAGTATAGTTCTTTCACTTTTACCTTATATAATAATGATTGGGCTTCTAGTGTTTATGATGAATAGAATGGGTAGAGGTGGAAGTGGTGGTGGACCACAAATATTTAATATGGGCAAATCAAGAGCAAAAGAAAATGGAGAAAATATTTCTAATGTAACTTTTACTGATGTTGCTGGTATTGATGAAGCTAAACAAGAATTAAAAGAAGTTGTTGATTTCTTAAAAGAACCTGAAAAATTTAGAAAGATTGGAGCTAAAATTCCTAAAGGTGTTCTTCTTTTAGGAGAACCTGGAACTGGTAAAACTTTACTTGCAAAAGCAGTTGCTGGGGAAGCTAAAGTCCCTTTCTTTAGTATGTCTGGATCTGAATTTGTGGAAATGTTTGTTGGAGTTGGAGCTTCAAGAGTTAGAGATTTATTCAGTAAAGCAAGAAAAAATTCACCTTGTATAGTATTTATAGATGAAATAGATGCTGTTGGTAGAAAAAGAGGAACTGGACAAGGTGGAGGAAATGATGAAAGAGAACAAACTCTAAATCAACTTCTTGTTGAAATGGATGGTTTTGGTACTGATGAAACTATAATTGTTTTAGCAGCAACAAACAGAGCTGATGTGTTGGATAGAGCTCTTACAAGACCAGGAAGATTTGATAGACAAGTTTATGTTGATATGCCTGATATAAAAGGTAGAGAAGAAATATTAAGGGTTCATGCTAAAGGTAAAAAATTTGCCCCAGATGTTGATTTTAAAATTATTGCAAAGAAAACAGCTGGAATGGCAGGAGCTGATTTAGCTAACATTCTAAATGAAGGAGCTATACTTGCTGCAAGAGCAGGTAGAACTGAAATAACTATGGCAGATTTAGAAGAAGCTTCTGAAAAAGTTCAAATGGGACCTGAAAAAAAATCTAAAATTGTTCCAGAAGATGAAAAAAGGATAGTCGCCTATCACGAAGTTGGACATGCTATTGTAGGTTATGAAATTGGAAGTGAAGATAGAGTTCATAAAATAACTATGATTCCAAGAGGAAAAGCTGGTGGATATACTCTATTGTTACCAGAAGAAGAAAAATCTTTTCATTCTAAAAAACATATGTTAGATAAGATTGCAACATATTTTGGTGGAAGAGCTGCAGAAGAAATTATTTTTGGTAAAGAAAATATAACTTCTGGTGCTGGTAGTGATATTTATCATGCTACTGCTATTGCTAAGGAAATTGTTACAAGATTTGGAATGACAGATCAGTTTGGACCTATATTTTTAGATGCAACACAAGAAGATTATATGTTCCAAAGAAAATATTATTCTGAACAAACAGGAAAAGAAGTTGATGATGAAATAAGAAAAATTATCACTGAACAATATTCAAGAACTAAAAGTATTTTATTAGATAATAGAGATAAATTAGAAGAAGTTACAAAAATACTGCTTGAAAAAGAAACTATTATGGGAGATGAATTTGAAGCCATAATGAGAGATGAAAATATTTAA
- a CDS encoding DEAD/DEAH box helicase, which produces MEQLEKLKEFRELGLSEKVLKVLSKKGYESPTPIQRLTIPALLKNDKDIIGQAQTGTGKTAAFSLPIIENFENLDHIQAIVLTPTRELALQVAEEMNSLSISKKMKVIPVYGGQSIDIQRKLIKTGVDVVVGTPGRVIDLIERKLLKLNSLKYFILDEADEMLNMGFVEDIEKILTFTNEDKRMLFFSATMPDEIMKVAKNHMKEYEVLAVKSRELTTDLTEQIYFEVNERDKFEALCRIIDLTKEFYGIIFCRTKTDVNEIVGRLNDRGYDAEGLHGDIGQNYREVTLKRFKTKKINILVATDVAARGIDINDLSHVINYAIPQEVESYVHRIGRTGRAGKEGTAITFITPQEYRRLLQIQKAVKKEIKKEKLPDVKDVIQAKKFRIIDDIGQILIDNDYDKFKKLAKDLLKMEDAENIVASLLKLSYSDVLDESNYNEISPVKMEDTGKTRLFIAMGRKDGMTPKKLVEFIIKKAKIKQSYIKNAEVYEGFSFVSVPFKEAEIIVEAFAKNRKGKKPLIEKAKSKK; this is translated from the coding sequence ATGGAACAATTAGAAAAATTAAAAGAATTTAGAGAATTAGGGCTTAGTGAAAAGGTATTAAAGGTATTATCAAAAAAAGGGTATGAATCTCCTACACCTATACAAAGATTAACAATACCTGCTCTTTTAAAAAATGATAAAGACATAATAGGACAAGCACAAACTGGAACAGGTAAGACTGCTGCTTTTTCTTTACCAATAATAGAAAACTTTGAAAATTTAGACCATATACAAGCAATCGTTTTAACACCAACAAGAGAATTAGCTTTACAAGTTGCTGAAGAAATGAATAGTTTAAGCATAAGTAAAAAGATGAAAGTAATTCCTGTCTATGGTGGACAATCAATAGACATACAAAGAAAACTTATCAAAACTGGTGTAGATGTGGTTGTGGGTACACCCGGTAGAGTTATAGATTTAATTGAAAGAAAATTATTGAAATTAAATTCATTAAAATATTTTATCTTAGATGAAGCAGATGAAATGCTTAATATGGGTTTTGTTGAAGATATAGAAAAAATATTAACTTTTACAAATGAAGATAAAAGAATGTTATTTTTCTCTGCAACTATGCCTGATGAAATTATGAAAGTTGCTAAAAATCATATGAAAGAATATGAAGTTTTAGCTGTTAAAAGTAGAGAACTTACAACAGATTTAACTGAACAAATATATTTTGAAGTAAATGAAAGAGATAAGTTTGAAGCACTATGTAGAATTATAGATTTAACAAAAGAATTTTATGGAATTATTTTTTGTAGAACAAAGACTGATGTAAATGAAATTGTTGGAAGATTAAATGACAGAGGTTATGATGCTGAAGGTCTACATGGAGATATAGGTCAAAATTATAGAGAAGTTACTTTAAAAAGATTTAAAACTAAGAAAATAAATATTCTTGTTGCAACAGATGTGGCTGCAAGAGGTATAGATATCAACGATTTAAGCCATGTTATAAACTATGCTATTCCACAAGAAGTTGAAAGTTATGTACATAGAATAGGTCGAACAGGGCGTGCTGGTAAAGAAGGAACTGCCATAACTTTTATTACTCCACAGGAGTATAGAAGACTTTTACAAATTCAAAAAGCTGTCAAAAAGGAAATTAAAAAAGAAAAATTACCTGATGTTAAAGATGTTATTCAAGCTAAAAAATTTAGAATAATAGATGATATTGGACAAATTTTAATAGACAATGACTATGATAAATTTAAAAAATTAGCCAAAGACTTACTTAAAATGGAAGATGCAGAAAATATTGTTGCCTCTCTTTTAAAATTATCATATAGTGATGTTTTAGATGAAAGCAATTATAATGAAATTTCTCCTGTTAAAATGGAAGATACTGGTAAAACAAGATTATTCATTGCTATGGGAAGAAAAGATGGTATGACTCCTAAAAAATTGGTTGAATTTATTATCAAAAAAGCAAAAATAAAACAAAGCTATATTAAAAATGCAGAAGTTTATGAAGGATTCTCATTTGTTTCTGTACCTTTCAAAGAAGCAGAAATAATAGTTGAGGCTTTTGCTAAAAATAGAAAAGGAAAGAAACCATTAATAGAAAAAGCAAAATCTAAGAAATAA
- a CDS encoding DUF4198 domain-containing protein: MLKKILLLCLFICLSIPTFSHFQLIYTPNLNISEKSTVPFQIFFTEHVANGIKSKNMNMGKDDKGGFQPVEEFFVVHRGKKNNLKSILSPIKFGAKGNQGSGYKFNFGANDNGDWMFVLIPYPYFEEREGTHMQQITKVITNRGGEETDWKNRVIEGYPEIIPLTNPITWKDNMFKGQVVDNNGKPASDIKVVIEYLNSDIENSQFSDTLKQDKKLTMILYTDANGYFSFTPVHTGYWGIVALNAGGEKFKNNRGLSQDAVLWIYAE; encoded by the coding sequence ATGTTAAAAAAAATTTTATTGTTATGCCTTTTTATTTGTCTATCAATACCAACATTTTCACATTTTCAGTTGATTTATACACCTAATTTAAATATAAGTGAAAAATCAACAGTTCCATTTCAAATATTTTTTACAGAACATGTTGCAAATGGAATAAAATCTAAAAATATGAATATGGGAAAAGATGATAAGGGTGGCTTTCAACCTGTTGAAGAATTTTTTGTTGTTCATAGAGGAAAGAAAAATAATTTAAAATCTATACTATCTCCTATAAAGTTTGGTGCAAAAGGTAATCAAGGTTCTGGATATAAATTTAACTTTGGTGCAAATGATAATGGTGATTGGATGTTTGTACTAATTCCTTATCCTTACTTTGAAGAAAGAGAAGGTACTCATATGCAACAAATTACAAAAGTTATCACTAATAGAGGTGGAGAAGAAACAGATTGGAAAAATAGAGTTATTGAAGGTTATCCAGAAATTATTCCTCTTACTAATCCTATCACTTGGAAAGATAATATGTTTAAAGGACAGGTAGTTGATAATAATGGAAAGCCTGCTTCTGATATTAAAGTTGTAATTGAATATTTGAATTCAGATATTGAAAATTCTCAATTTTCTGACACTTTAAAACAAGATAAAAAACTTACTATGATTTTATATACTGATGCAAATGGTTATTTTTCATTTACTCCAGTACATACGGGTTATTGGGGTATAGTTGCTTTAAATGCAGGTGGAGAAAAATTTAAAAATAATAGAGGCTTATCCCAAGATGCTGTTCTTTGGATTTATGCTGAATAA
- a CDS encoding YibE/F family protein encodes MKKILVFMVFLVCSIITFSEETKEEYLSGKIIALVSEEKSDEDGIAKLQKFNVKLLEGVDKGEVVEINLPIYMNDEYNINAKVGDRVVVYKTFDNYGNDEMQMQYYISDVDKRIELYVMGIGFVALVLLIARKNGLKALFALTVTIAFIIKIFIPAIYNGYSPILFAIITAIFSSLVTIYFTVGMNKKFFVALLGVTGGVVIAGLLSYIFTHKMRLNGFLDPEILACAYLFKNIKMKEVIPAGVIIGSLGAVMDVAVSIASSINELHEIDPNMSKKSMFKSAINIGNDIIGTMINTLILAYIASAIFTLLLIYMQANEYPLIRILNFQDIAVEIMRSICGSIGILIAVPLTAYIGTLIYKKK; translated from the coding sequence ATGAAAAAAATTCTTGTATTTATGGTGTTTTTAGTGTGTTCTATCATTACTTTTTCTGAAGAAACAAAAGAAGAGTATCTATCTGGAAAAATTATTGCTCTTGTTTCTGAAGAAAAGTCAGATGAAGATGGTATAGCAAAATTACAAAAATTTAATGTAAAGCTTTTAGAAGGTGTTGATAAGGGAGAGGTTGTAGAAATTAACTTGCCTATTTACATGAATGATGAATACAATATCAATGCCAAGGTTGGAGATAGAGTTGTGGTCTATAAAACATTTGATAATTATGGTAATGATGAAATGCAAATGCAATACTATATCTCTGATGTAGATAAAAGAATAGAACTATATGTAATGGGAATTGGTTTTGTTGCTCTTGTTCTTTTAATTGCAAGAAAAAATGGATTAAAGGCTCTGTTTGCTCTAACAGTAACTATTGCTTTTATTATAAAAATCTTTATTCCTGCAATATATAATGGATATTCTCCAATACTTTTTGCTATAATAACTGCTATATTTTCATCACTAGTAACAATATATTTTACAGTAGGTATGAATAAAAAATTTTTTGTTGCCTTGTTAGGTGTTACAGGTGGGGTTGTAATAGCAGGTTTACTTTCATATATATTTACACATAAAATGCGTCTTAATGGTTTTCTAGACCCTGAGATTTTAGCTTGTGCTTATCTTTTTAAAAATATAAAAATGAAAGAAGTTATCCCAGCAGGAGTTATTATAGGGAGTTTAGGAGCTGTAATGGATGTAGCAGTTTCTATAGCATCGTCTATCAATGAATTACATGAAATAGATCCAAATATGTCTAAAAAATCTATGTTTAAATCTGCTATAAATATTGGTAATGATATTATAGGAACTATGATTAATACGCTAATTCTTGCTTATATTGCAAGTGCTATATTTACATTATTGCTTATTTATATGCAAGCAAATGAATATCCACTTATTAGAATTTTAAATTTCCAAGATATTGCTGTTGAAATTATGAGATCTATCTGTGGAAGTATTGGAATTTTAATAGCAGTTCCTTTAACTGCCTATATAGGTACTTTGATTTATAAGAAAAAATGA